The genomic region GTCCGCTTCGGAACGGGCACCGTAGACGATGGTGATGTCCTTGAACTTGTCGCGCAGGTCGAGGCAGTTCCAGATCACGGTCCTGAGCGGCGGGAGAGCGATGCCCCCGGCGATGAAAACGAGGCTCTTGCCGTAGAACTGCTCAATCGGGAAGGAGTTGCCGTAAGGGCCGCGCACTCCGATGCTATCGCCGACCTCCAGTCTCCTGAGCGACTCCGTCACCCTCCCGACGCTTCGAAAGCAGCACTCTATGTACCCTTTCCTGGTAGGGGCGGAGGCGATGCAAAAGGTCGACTCGCCGGCACCGAAGGCTGAGTATTCGGCGAACTGCCCCGCCCGGAAGCTGAAGTTCTCGCGGACCTGATCGTCCTGGAAGACCAGGCGCAGAGTGCGGACATCGGGGGTCTCATCAACGATGGCCTCGATAGTGGCAAGGTTCGGCAGGTAGATGTTCTTCGATTGGCACATGGCTTCTCTCTCGTAAAGGCGTTTGACAAGGATGAAGGGGATGCAGGGATCCCTTTCATCCC from Citrifermentans bremense harbors:
- a CDS encoding FAD/NAD(P)-binding protein, giving the protein MCQSKNIYLPNLATIEAIVDETPDVRTLRLVFQDDQVRENFSFRAGQFAEYSAFGAGESTFCIASAPTRKGYIECCFRSVGRVTESLRRLEVGDSIGVRGPYGNSFPIEQFYGKSLVFIAGGIALPPLRTVIWNCLDLRDKFKDITIVYGARSEADLVYKRELAEWQERDDVRLVKCVDPGGNGPDFDGKVGFVPNVLEEAAPSSENAVALVCGPPIMIKFTLPVLERLGFADDQIYTTLENRMKCGVGKCGRCNVGNVYVCKDGPVFTAGEVKAMSQEF